In Gemmatimonadetes bacterium T265, one DNA window encodes the following:
- a CDS encoding peptidase U61, translated as MIVPPPLAPGARVALVAPAGPLTAADVERAVATTASLGWTPQVGPHALRRHGYFAGTDAERLADLNAVLRDPRVDAVWCLRGGYGTMRLLQGIDYDALARRPRALVGYSDVTALHCAVAARVPGLVTFHGPTARAPLPPFSRASLLRAVGDSRGDPCGPAAALALRPGRADGRLAGGNLALLAALAGTPYAPRFGGAVVILEDVNEAVYRVDRMLRQLWLAGAFAGCRAVVFGHCTNCPEPCDDDGRRTLADVVAELADALGVPAALGVPVGHVDEQWTLPLGAPAELTVGEGCAVRLAWPAG; from the coding sequence GTGATCGTTCCGCCCCCACTCGCCCCCGGCGCCCGCGTCGCGCTCGTCGCCCCCGCCGGCCCGCTCACCGCCGCCGACGTCGAACGCGCCGTCGCCACCACCGCCTCGCTCGGCTGGACGCCGCAGGTCGGCCCGCACGCGCTGCGACGTCACGGGTACTTCGCCGGGACCGACGCGGAACGCCTCGCCGATCTCAACGCCGTACTGCGCGACCCGCGCGTCGACGCGGTCTGGTGCCTGCGCGGCGGCTACGGCACGATGCGGCTGCTCCAGGGAATCGACTACGACGCGCTCGCCCGCCGGCCGCGCGCGCTGGTCGGCTACTCCGACGTCACGGCGCTCCACTGCGCGGTCGCGGCGCGCGTTCCGGGGCTCGTCACCTTCCACGGGCCGACCGCGCGCGCGCCGCTCCCGCCGTTCTCGCGCGCGTCGCTGCTGCGCGCGGTCGGGGATTCGCGCGGCGACCCGTGCGGCCCCGCAGCGGCGCTCGCGCTGCGCCCCGGGCGCGCCGACGGCCGGCTCGCGGGCGGCAACCTCGCGCTCCTCGCCGCGCTCGCCGGCACGCCGTACGCGCCGCGCTTCGGCGGGGCGGTCGTCATACTCGAAGACGTGAACGAGGCGGTCTACCGCGTCGACCGGATGCTCCGCCAGCTGTGGCTCGCAGGCGCGTTCGCGGGGTGCCGCGCGGTCGTCTTCGGCCACTGCACCAACTGCCCCGAGCCGTGCGACGACGACGGCCGCCGCACACTCGCCGACGTCGTCGCGGAGCTCGCGGACGCGCTCGGCGTCCCGGCCGCGTTAGGCGTCCCGGTCGGCCACGTCGACGAGCAGTGGACCCTCCCGCTCGGCGCGCCGGCGGAGCTCACGGTCGGGGAGGGGTGCGCGGTGCGGCTGGCGTGGCCGGCGGGGTGA
- a CDS encoding ABC transporter permease produces MRLLLAWAALVRSRTRTTLAVAGVAVAAALLLDMVMLAGGMRDSFRDLLLVRGYQLRLSPKGTLPFDSEATVDSASAVVAALRADPRVTAVSPVLGGQLAVLDPRRAGGPPVTAIALGVLPSVQGDYERRAGRDPTRPDQFVANEAFLRAVGARVGDTVEVAAGYDPQLRQYAARRRLALVGSARFFYTVADRPVVALPLATLQTMRGAEGADRVSAFMARVADDADVEAVRADVERRIPRVSAISTATALAQVEQRLSYFRQLAFILGAISLGVGFLLVSTLVTVSVNERVGEIAVLRAVGVSRAHVVEQVVLEGLALTVVGTLLGLALGLVTARYLNTILSDFPGLPASFSFFVFRARDAWSALGLLVLSGVLAGVFPSWRAASLPVATTLREEAVG; encoded by the coding sequence GTGCGACTCCTGCTCGCCTGGGCCGCGCTCGTGCGCAGCCGCACGCGGACCACGCTCGCCGTCGCGGGCGTGGCCGTCGCGGCCGCGCTGCTGCTCGACATGGTCATGCTCGCCGGCGGGATGCGCGACAGCTTCCGCGACCTGCTGCTCGTGCGCGGGTACCAGCTCCGGCTCTCCCCCAAGGGCACGCTCCCGTTCGACAGCGAGGCGACGGTCGACAGCGCGTCCGCCGTCGTCGCCGCCCTGCGCGCCGACCCGCGCGTGACCGCGGTGAGCCCGGTGCTCGGCGGCCAGCTCGCGGTGCTCGACCCGCGACGGGCGGGCGGGCCGCCCGTCACCGCGATTGCGTTAGGCGTCCTGCCGAGCGTGCAGGGCGACTACGAGCGGCGCGCGGGGCGCGACCCGACCCGCCCCGACCAGTTCGTCGCGAACGAGGCCTTCCTGCGCGCGGTCGGCGCGCGGGTCGGCGACACGGTCGAGGTCGCGGCGGGCTACGACCCGCAGCTCCGGCAGTACGCCGCGCGCCGCCGGCTCGCGCTCGTCGGCTCCGCACGCTTCTTCTACACCGTCGCCGACCGGCCCGTGGTCGCCCTGCCGCTCGCCACGCTTCAGACGATGCGCGGCGCGGAGGGCGCCGACCGGGTGAGCGCGTTCATGGCGCGCGTCGCCGACGACGCGGACGTCGAGGCGGTGCGCGCCGACGTCGAGCGGCGCATCCCGCGCGTGAGTGCGATCTCGACCGCGACCGCGCTCGCCCAGGTCGAGCAGCGGCTCTCCTACTTCCGCCAGCTCGCCTTCATCCTCGGCGCGATCTCGCTCGGCGTCGGCTTCCTGCTCGTGAGCACGCTCGTCACCGTGAGCGTGAACGAGCGCGTCGGCGAGATCGCGGTGCTGCGCGCCGTGGGCGTGAGCCGCGCGCACGTCGTCGAGCAGGTCGTCCTTGAGGGCCTCGCGCTCACGGTCGTCGGCACGCTCCTCGGGCTCGCCCTCGGGCTCGTCACGGCGCGCTACCTCAACACCATCCTGTCGGACTTCCCGGGGCTCCCGGCGTCGTTCTCGTTCTTCGTCTTCCGCGCGCGCGACGCCTGGAGCGCGCTCGGCCTGCTCGTCCTCTCGGGGGTGCTCGCGGGGGTGTTCCCGTCGTGGCGCGCCGCGTCGCTCCCGGTCGCGACGACGCTGCGCGAGGAGGCGGTCGGGTGA
- the mntH gene encoding divalent metal cation transporter MntH, with translation MTLPPGQDLPDVEDARWTLAADDRTAGAAGHGWRRARLTPSLEEAYRTVPVVGLTWWRKLLAFAGPGYLVAVGYMDPGNWATDLAGGSRFGYTLLSVVFLSNLMAVLLQGLASKLGIVTGRDLAQACRDHYSRPTAVALWIGAEVAIAACDLAEVIGSAIALNLLFHLPITLGILVTACDVLLVLGLQHRGFRWLEAVVVALVATVGVCFVYVLVASRPDWGGVARGFVPSPEILRSREMLYIAVGILGATVMPHNLYLHSSIVQTRKYEQTADGRREAIRYAFLDSTIALSAALFINAAILVVAAATFHRAGYTQVAEIQDAHRLLTPLLGASGASVAFALALLASGQNSTLTGTLAGQIVMEGFLDVRLRPWVRRLFTRGLAIVPAAVVSIVAGQRGTAQLLVLSQVVLSLQLSFAVVPLVRFTGDRAKMGRFANAPWLSATAWVAAAVIAALNAWLLVQTAKEWLA, from the coding sequence GTGACGCTGCCGCCCGGTCAGGACCTGCCCGACGTTGAGGACGCACGATGGACGCTCGCGGCCGACGACCGGACCGCGGGCGCCGCCGGGCACGGCTGGCGCCGCGCGCGCCTCACGCCGTCGCTCGAAGAGGCGTACCGCACGGTCCCGGTCGTCGGCCTGACGTGGTGGCGCAAGCTGCTCGCCTTCGCCGGACCGGGCTATTTGGTCGCGGTCGGCTACATGGACCCGGGCAACTGGGCCACCGACCTCGCCGGCGGGTCGCGCTTCGGCTACACGCTGCTCTCGGTCGTCTTCCTGTCGAACCTGATGGCCGTGCTCCTCCAGGGGCTCGCCTCCAAGCTCGGCATCGTCACCGGGCGCGACCTCGCGCAGGCGTGCCGCGACCACTACTCGCGGCCAACCGCGGTCGCGCTCTGGATCGGCGCCGAGGTCGCGATCGCCGCCTGCGACCTCGCCGAGGTGATCGGGTCGGCGATCGCGCTGAACTTGCTGTTCCACCTGCCGATCACGCTCGGCATCCTCGTCACCGCGTGCGACGTGCTGCTCGTGCTCGGCCTGCAGCACCGCGGCTTCCGCTGGCTCGAGGCGGTGGTGGTCGCGCTCGTCGCGACGGTCGGCGTGTGCTTCGTCTACGTGCTCGTCGCGAGCCGCCCCGACTGGGGCGGGGTCGCGCGCGGGTTCGTGCCCTCGCCCGAGATCCTGCGCAGCCGCGAGATGCTCTACATCGCCGTCGGCATCCTCGGCGCGACGGTGATGCCTCACAACCTCTACCTGCACTCGAGCATCGTGCAGACGCGCAAGTACGAGCAGACGGCCGACGGGCGACGCGAGGCGATCCGCTACGCCTTCCTCGACTCGACGATCGCGCTCAGCGCCGCGCTGTTCATCAACGCCGCGATCCTCGTCGTCGCGGCGGCGACGTTCCACCGCGCCGGCTACACCCAGGTCGCCGAGATCCAGGACGCGCACCGGCTGCTGACGCCGCTACTCGGCGCCTCGGGGGCGAGCGTCGCGTTCGCGCTCGCGCTGCTCGCGAGCGGGCAGAACTCGACGCTCACCGGCACGCTCGCCGGGCAGATCGTCATGGAAGGGTTCCTCGACGTGCGGCTCCGGCCGTGGGTGCGGCGGCTCTTCACGCGCGGGCTCGCGATCGTGCCCGCGGCGGTCGTCAGCATCGTCGCGGGACAGCGCGGGACGGCGCAGCTCCTCGTGCTGAGTCAGGTGGTGCTGTCGTTGCAGCTGTCGTTCGCGGTCGTGCCGCTCGTGCGCTTCACGGGCGACCGCGCCAAGATGGGCCGGTTCGCGAACGCGCCGTGGCTGTCGGCGACCGCCTGGGTCGCCGCCGCCGTGATCGCGGCGCTCAACGCGTGGCTGCTGGTGCAGACCGCGAAGGAGTGGCTGGCGTGA
- a CDS encoding SURF1-like protein yields the protein MPRRLLVFVLIAVAAAAVCVRLGFWQLSRLAQRRAHNVALAAHLRTAPVGYAALPADTAARHYRRVALAGRPEYAREFVLANRTREGAPGVHVMTPVRVGAGAPGGDTLVLVDRGWLYSANGTDVDLARAREGDSLTVTGYVELPSRRGGAARLGNASGVRGYRAYRFLDASVVARDVGAPVTRDYVVAEPLADETRPPYDRLKRLPTPEVTDEGPHLSYAIQWFSFATVSLVGAGAFVRAERHKRMAQQP from the coding sequence GTGCCCCGCCGCCTGCTCGTCTTCGTCCTCATCGCCGTCGCGGCCGCCGCCGTGTGCGTGCGGCTCGGCTTCTGGCAGCTGTCGCGTCTGGCCCAGCGCCGTGCGCACAACGTCGCGCTCGCCGCGCACCTGCGGACGGCGCCGGTGGGGTACGCCGCCCTCCCCGCCGACACCGCAGCCCGACATTACCGGCGCGTCGCGCTCGCCGGGCGCCCGGAGTACGCGCGTGAGTTCGTGCTCGCCAACCGCACGCGCGAGGGCGCGCCAGGCGTGCACGTGATGACGCCGGTGCGCGTCGGGGCCGGCGCCCCCGGCGGCGACACCCTCGTGCTCGTGGACCGCGGGTGGCTCTACTCAGCGAACGGGACCGACGTCGACCTCGCGCGCGCGCGCGAGGGGGACTCACTGACCGTGACGGGCTATGTCGAGCTGCCGTCGCGCCGCGGCGGCGCGGCGCGGCTCGGCAATGCGAGCGGCGTCCGGGGGTACCGCGCCTACCGGTTTCTCGACGCCTCGGTCGTCGCCCGCGACGTCGGCGCACCCGTCACGCGCGACTACGTGGTCGCTGAGCCGCTCGCAGACGAGACGCGGCCTCCATACGACCGGCTCAAGCGGCTCCCCACCCCCGAGGTGACCGACGAGGGGCCGCACCTGAGCTACGCGATTCAGTGGTTCTCGTTCGCGACCGTGTCGCTCGTCGGGGCGGGGGCGTTCGTGCGGGCGGAGCGCCACAAACGGATGGCGCAGCAGCCGTAA
- a CDS encoding ABC transporter ATP-binding protein, with product MSDALVLDVQDARRDYAVGAEPVQALRGVTFGVARGEWVAVVGPSGCGKSTLLHLLGAVDRATGGRVVVDGRDVGALGDREATAFRLRHVGFVFQRFYLLPTLTARENVELPMAEAGVKGAERRARARELLRYVGLGGREGHRPAQLSGGEQQRVAIARALANRPALLLADEPTGELDARTGREIVDLLGRLNADGTTIVVVTHDETLARAARRRIHMRDGVLERDEGDEGDA from the coding sequence GTGAGCGACGCCCTCGTCCTCGACGTCCAGGACGCGCGGCGCGACTACGCGGTCGGGGCGGAGCCGGTGCAGGCCCTCCGCGGTGTGACGTTCGGCGTCGCGCGCGGCGAGTGGGTCGCCGTCGTCGGCCCCTCCGGCTGCGGCAAGTCGACGCTGCTGCACCTCCTCGGCGCCGTCGACCGCGCGACGGGCGGGCGGGTGGTCGTCGACGGGCGCGACGTCGGTGCGTTAGGCGACCGCGAGGCGACCGCGTTCCGGCTGCGGCACGTGGGGTTCGTCTTCCAGCGCTTCTACCTCCTGCCCACGCTTACCGCGCGCGAGAACGTCGAGCTGCCGATGGCCGAGGCGGGGGTAAAGGGGGCCGAGCGCCGCGCGCGGGCGCGCGAGCTGCTGCGGTACGTCGGGCTCGGCGGGCGCGAGGGGCACCGCCCGGCACAGCTCTCCGGCGGCGAGCAGCAGCGGGTCGCGATCGCGCGCGCGCTCGCCAACCGCCCCGCGCTCCTCCTCGCCGACGAGCCGACCGGCGAGCTCGACGCGCGCACGGGGCGGGAGATCGTCGACCTGTTAGGCCGGCTGAACGCCGACGGGACGACGATCGTCGTCGTCACCCACGACGAGACGCTCGCGCGCGCGGCGCGGCGGCGCATCCACATGCGCGACGGCGTGCTGGAGCGGGACGAGGGGGACGAGGGGGACGCGTGA
- a CDS encoding coenzyme A pyrophosphatase, with translation MTASRPTAGRRSDETLDRLAAALADRPGAVVTLATDEPEPRRAAVALVLRPANGAPANGAPANGAPAPSLLLVKRAEYPGDPWSGHIAFPGGRAEPDDATPWDTAARETWEETGLDLRHNARLLGTLDELHPRTPTLPPIIVRPHVVVADAFGPLRLSDELADGFWVPLDHFAAPGVDRPSTVTARGRTLVVPSFVVDGHMIWGMTERILRQLLMLIA, from the coding sequence GTGACCGCGAGCCGCCCGACCGCGGGCCGCCGGAGCGACGAGACGCTCGACCGGCTCGCGGCCGCGCTGGCCGACCGGCCGGGCGCGGTCGTCACCCTCGCCACCGACGAGCCCGAGCCCCGCCGAGCGGCGGTCGCCCTCGTCCTCCGGCCCGCGAACGGCGCGCCCGCGAACGGCGCGCCCGCGAACGGCGCGCCCGCCCCGTCGCTGCTCCTCGTCAAACGGGCCGAGTACCCCGGCGACCCGTGGAGCGGGCACATCGCGTTCCCGGGCGGGCGGGCCGAACCGGACGACGCGACACCGTGGGACACGGCCGCGCGCGAAACGTGGGAAGAGACCGGACTCGACCTGCGTCACAACGCCCGCCTGCTCGGCACCCTCGACGAACTACACCCGCGAACGCCGACGCTGCCGCCGATCATCGTGCGGCCGCACGTTGTCGTCGCGGACGCGTTCGGCCCGCTCCGGCTCAGTGACGAGCTGGCCGACGGGTTCTGGGTCCCACTCGACCACTTCGCCGCGCCCGGCGTCGACCGCCCGTCGACGGTCACCGCGCGCGGCCGGACGCTCGTCGTCCCGAGCTTCGTCGTCGACGGGCACATGATCTGGGGGATGACGGAGCGCATCCTCCGCCAGCTGCTCATGTTGATCGCCTGA
- a CDS encoding glycosyl transferase — protein sequence MPVWLVALRHALPWLAAPLYIWWRARDRVTLDDYAATPPPDAPTVRVVVPARNEARNIARCVASVLATTYPRLELVVVDDHSDDDTGTRASTAAAGDPRFHLVTPPPLPAGWMGKQWACATGAAAAGAHADVLLFADADTAHAPDLVPRMVTALRARDAALLSVAGTQEMGTAWEKLVQPQVFAVIAGRYGGADRVSRARHAVDKIANGQCLMMTRDAYERVGTHAAVRDVVVEDLKLAQRTYALGLSVHLVRGEDQLRTRMYTSLGELVAGWRKNVFAGGREAMPFGRLGQLLFPFLLVLPALAQLYPPARLLLAAVVPATIGPAERLGMWIALGATLAFWAAAYYRVKLSPLWALAFPAGAALYLVIALQAVARGQRVEWRGREYLSAVRPA from the coding sequence ATGCCCGTCTGGCTCGTCGCCCTCCGTCACGCGCTGCCCTGGCTCGCGGCCCCGCTCTACATCTGGTGGCGCGCGCGGGACCGCGTGACCCTGGACGACTACGCCGCGACCCCGCCGCCCGACGCGCCCACCGTGCGCGTGGTCGTCCCCGCACGCAACGAGGCCCGCAACATCGCCCGCTGCGTCGCGTCGGTACTCGCGACGACGTACCCGCGCCTCGAACTCGTCGTCGTCGACGACCATAGCGACGACGACACCGGCACGCGCGCGTCGACCGCGGCCGCGGGCGACCCGCGCTTCCATCTCGTGACCCCGCCGCCGCTCCCGGCGGGGTGGATGGGCAAGCAGTGGGCGTGCGCGACCGGCGCGGCCGCGGCCGGCGCGCACGCCGACGTCCTGCTCTTCGCCGACGCGGACACCGCGCACGCCCCCGACCTCGTTCCGCGCATGGTCACCGCCCTGCGCGCCCGCGACGCCGCCCTGCTCTCGGTCGCCGGCACGCAGGAAATGGGCACCGCGTGGGAGAAGCTCGTCCAGCCACAGGTGTTCGCCGTCATCGCCGGCCGCTACGGCGGCGCGGACCGCGTCTCGCGCGCGCGCCACGCGGTCGACAAGATCGCCAACGGCCAGTGCCTGATGATGACCCGCGACGCGTACGAACGCGTCGGCACCCACGCCGCCGTGCGCGACGTCGTCGTCGAGGACCTCAAGCTCGCCCAGCGCACCTACGCACTCGGCCTCTCGGTCCACCTCGTCCGCGGCGAGGACCAGCTCCGCACGCGCATGTACACCTCCCTCGGCGAACTCGTCGCGGGCTGGCGCAAGAACGTCTTCGCCGGCGGGCGCGAAGCGATGCCGTTCGGCCGGCTCGGACAGCTCCTCTTCCCCTTCCTGCTCGTCCTCCCAGCCCTCGCCCAGCTCTACCCGCCCGCGCGCCTGCTCCTCGCTGCGGTCGTCCCCGCCACGATCGGCCCGGCCGAACGCCTCGGGATGTGGATCGCGCTCGGCGCTACGCTCGCCTTCTGGGCGGCAGCGTACTACCGCGTCAAACTGTCACCCCTCTGGGCCCTCGCCTTCCCCGCCGGGGCCGCGCTCTACCTCGTGATCGCGCTGCAGGCCGTCGCCCGCGGCCAGCGCGTCGAGTGGCGCGGGCGCGAGTACCTCTCGGCGGTCCGCCCGGCGTAG
- a CDS encoding sulfurtransferase has translation MKSAADLVADAKQRVREVSPEDVRAMRDRGEPVTLVDVREPNEWAMGHLPGAVPIPRGTLEFGAEARVPRDARVVVYCAAGGRSALAADTLQAMGYTDVVSMRGGIQGWADAGGEIDA, from the coding sequence ATGAAATCCGCCGCCGACCTCGTCGCCGACGCCAAGCAGCGCGTCCGCGAGGTCTCCCCCGAAGACGTCCGCGCGATGCGCGACCGCGGCGAGCCGGTAACGCTCGTCGACGTGCGCGAGCCCAACGAGTGGGCGATGGGCCACCTCCCCGGCGCGGTCCCGATCCCGCGCGGGACACTCGAATTCGGGGCGGAAGCCCGCGTGCCGCGCGACGCGCGCGTCGTCGTATACTGCGCGGCCGGGGGCCGCTCCGCGCTCGCCGCCGACACGCTGCAGGCGATGGGCTACACCGACGTCGTGTCGATGCGCGGCGGGATCCAGGGCTGGGCCGACGCTGGGGGCGAGATCGACGCGTGA
- a CDS encoding universal stress protein, which produces MTLNKPTPRGAVLAGATMYARILVPLEHSYVDQAILAHVRPLARLCGASLVVMHVADGWAARHLKSLSLAESEELRADREYLESVCATLAGEGYAAEALLGAGDPAAEIVAAADREHCDLIAMATHGHGFLADMVYGSVAEAVRHRSRVPVLLVRGERRAEPRG; this is translated from the coding sequence GTGACGCTCAACAAGCCGACGCCCCGCGGGGCCGTGCTCGCGGGTGCGACGATGTACGCGCGCATCCTCGTCCCGCTCGAGCACTCGTACGTGGACCAGGCGATCCTCGCGCACGTGCGGCCGCTCGCGCGGCTGTGCGGGGCGTCGCTCGTCGTCATGCACGTCGCCGACGGGTGGGCGGCGCGCCACCTGAAGTCGCTCTCGCTCGCCGAAAGCGAGGAGCTGCGGGCCGACCGCGAGTATCTCGAGTCGGTGTGCGCGACGCTCGCCGGCGAGGGGTACGCGGCCGAGGCCCTGCTCGGCGCGGGCGACCCCGCCGCGGAGATCGTCGCCGCGGCCGACCGGGAGCACTGCGACCTGATCGCGATGGCAACGCACGGACACGGCTTCCTCGCCGACATGGTTTACGGCAGCGTCGCGGAGGCGGTGCGGCACCGGAGCCGGGTCCCGGTGCTGCTCGTGCGCGGCGAGCGGCGGGCGGAACCACGGGGCTGA